The following coding sequences lie in one Polluticoccus soli genomic window:
- a CDS encoding GNAT family N-acetyltransferase, protein MFTTKNPEMEISNLAGASMEQIHAAFQQAFSDYAEAWNKTLDELRQLLKRRGFDPTLSFGTFDNGMLISFTLNGIGTWNGQLTAYDTGTGTLPAYRKQGLAARIFNESVPALKQQGVHQYLLEVIKVNTGAFELYQKQDFKVTRELDYYIGAKKDLTLKNNTTGLTIKPLDKPDWDLLQQFWEFEPSWQNSIDAINRKRSSFKILGVFDGNTIAGYGIVETGTGDIPQLAVMQHYRHHGLATALVSELLKYSESEVVRVINADAAYTSFREFMASIGLKPGHGQYEMIRNL, encoded by the coding sequence ATGTTTACTACAAAGAATCCTGAGATGGAGATCAGCAACCTCGCTGGTGCCAGCATGGAACAAATACATGCTGCCTTCCAGCAGGCATTTTCAGACTATGCGGAAGCCTGGAACAAAACCCTTGACGAACTGCGGCAGTTACTAAAGCGTCGAGGATTTGATCCCACGTTATCGTTTGGTACTTTCGACAACGGGATGCTTATCAGCTTTACACTAAATGGAATTGGCACGTGGAATGGCCAACTGACCGCATATGACACTGGCACCGGCACGTTACCTGCTTATCGGAAACAAGGTCTCGCTGCCCGGATATTTAACGAATCTGTTCCCGCATTGAAGCAGCAAGGAGTTCATCAATACCTGTTGGAAGTTATCAAAGTAAATACCGGCGCTTTTGAATTATACCAGAAGCAGGACTTCAAGGTGACCAGGGAACTGGACTATTACATTGGGGCAAAAAAAGACCTGACTTTAAAGAACAACACTACCGGCTTAACGATAAAACCATTGGATAAACCAGACTGGGATCTTCTTCAGCAGTTCTGGGAATTTGAGCCTAGCTGGCAGAACTCCATTGATGCAATTAACCGGAAGCGTTCTTCTTTTAAGATACTCGGCGTGTTCGATGGAAATACTATAGCTGGCTACGGCATTGTTGAAACGGGTACAGGCGACATTCCACAACTCGCTGTTATGCAGCACTATCGCCACCATGGGCTAGCGACAGCGTTGGTAAGCGAGCTGCTTAAATATTCGGAAAGCGAAGTTGTTCGGGTTATCAATGCAGACGCGGCTTATACGTCCTTCCGTGAGTTTATGGCAAGCATAGGCTTAAAACCCGGTCACGGTCAATACGAAATGATACGTAACTTGTAG
- a CDS encoding autorepressor SdpR family transcription factor, which yields MNKLFKALNDETRREILELLREKDLTAGEIADKFDISKPSISHHLDILKQAELVNAEKQGQFIYYSLNTTVVDEILKWVMQFTKK from the coding sequence GTGAACAAGTTATTTAAGGCGCTGAACGACGAAACGCGCCGGGAAATATTAGAACTGCTCAGGGAGAAAGACCTGACTGCCGGCGAGATCGCCGACAAGTTCGATATCTCCAAGCCCAGCATTTCGCACCACCTGGACATTCTGAAACAGGCCGAGCTGGTAAACGCTGAAAAGCAGGGGCAGTTTATTTATTACTCGCTCAATACAACAGTGGTCGATGAAATATTGAAATGGGTGATGCAGTTCACGAAAAAGTAG
- a CDS encoding SdpI family protein gives MNRNFFKHAFFTLLALTPALYLQLNWGRMPEQIATHFAADGTANGFTERSSLWGLVLFLCGIAIASYYLMQFINKVDPRRRGNPVSPMFNKMAITIVLFLTSINLLTLISAVYPEANIMGKAIVPIVGLLLAVIGNYMYNVRQNYYVGIKVPWALASEYNWRKTHHLGGRLWVIGGILIIITSLLLPREIASVTFNVLIGIMVLVPIAYSFILFRKEGNMPHYYDKMN, from the coding sequence ATGAACAGGAATTTTTTCAAACATGCTTTCTTCACTTTGCTTGCGCTTACACCTGCGTTGTACCTGCAGTTGAACTGGGGTCGGATGCCCGAACAAATTGCTACGCATTTTGCCGCCGATGGTACCGCCAACGGCTTTACGGAAAGGTCATCGCTTTGGGGGCTTGTGTTGTTTCTGTGCGGCATTGCTATCGCCAGCTATTACCTGATGCAATTCATCAATAAGGTAGATCCAAGAAGAAGAGGGAATCCTGTTTCGCCTATGTTCAACAAAATGGCGATCACAATTGTGTTGTTTTTGACTAGCATCAACCTGCTCACGCTGATTTCGGCCGTATACCCCGAAGCAAACATTATGGGCAAAGCCATAGTGCCGATAGTTGGTTTGCTGCTGGCTGTTATAGGTAATTACATGTACAACGTAAGGCAGAACTATTATGTGGGTATCAAAGTGCCCTGGGCGCTTGCCAGCGAGTATAATTGGCGTAAAACGCATCACCTGGGAGGACGGCTATGGGTTATTGGTGGGATTCTGATAATCATCACCAGCCTGCTGTTGCCGCGTGAGATCGCTTCGGTAACCTTTAATGTACTCATTGGCATCATGGTGCTGGTCCCAATCGCTTATTCCTTCATTCTTTTCAGGAAAGAAGGAAATATGCCACACTACTACGATAAAATGAACTGA